The Corythoichthys intestinalis isolate RoL2023-P3 chromosome 1, ASM3026506v1, whole genome shotgun sequence genomic interval ttttttttttaattgctggaTCTCCATTAAGAGACAACGTTAAATCAAGCCAGGATTCGGCATGATACAAGGCGAGATTTAAGAATACCATTTTTCTGCAACTTCGACCAACTTTTGAAGAGTCACCCCGAAAGCAGATAAGCTCACCTTCAACACACAGTACACCGTCACACTACCCGGGCAGTACACACATACACTGAATTGAAGAACGGACACTGATTCACAACAACAAAAGGCTGTGAAGGGACTGTTAAAACTcagttatattttttatttagatggtttgtgaatattttttaattataccttggtttttttttagttctgaatttgtatgaataaatgcttgttgtattttcttactagtCACCCTTACTCCTTGAGTCAAACCTATGGATGACAGGAAGTTCCATGCTCAGTAACACCAAAAAGAATGTTTGTTTCATaagtttcacaaaaaaaaaaaaaaaaaaaaagaaaaaaaaaaaaagtaaaagtaacaaaaacattaaaagaaagcTGCACATGTATTAGCTGCAATAAATGATGGCTTTGCCACAAGCATCTTCGTTTGTCCTGCTAAATAAAACAGCCTGAACTTTGTCAATTAAACAAAACTGATGACTAAAACTATTTTCCTCAGTCTATGCAGCACATTTTTGACCAATCATTGTCGAACAATCTAGTGTTAAAAAGACATTCAAAATTGAACAACAGCAAGATGTGCACAATTTATATTTAACCAAGAAGTGTATATAAAAATCATGAAAACGGAAACCCAGTGGCCCACTGTAAGAAAAATGGTAAACGTATGAAAGACATGGATTTGAATACCAAGATAACTACCAGGATAAGATTAGACAGTACACAAAAtagtaaagaaaaaacattgtttagaCTCCGTAGCAATATGAAGGCGAGAGGAAGAAAACTCAtctatgacagaaaattttaatATCACTGCAGTCATGGAGTTACAACCTCAATTCCAATGAAGTTAGGACATTGTGTTAAACAAATAAAATCAGAgttctatgatttgcaaatcatattcAATGTCTATTTTATTGGATACACTGTATAAACAAGATATTTAATTTTCAGAATGATAAAACTTTGTTTTTATCTAACGTCCCAACGTCAATTGAATTAGGATTGTAGGTAAATAATGACTAATTATGCAAAGCTTGTGCAAGAAGAAATTATATTGGCACAATATGTGATATTGCTGGTGGTTCATTCTTACTATAGTTTTGTGCCAccaatgaaataaaatatatcTATTCCATATTAAAATTCTCTACTAACAAAGTAATCTTCAGAGAATTACCCATCTCGATTTTTTCAACCATCAGAGTGATGTTTGTGGTTGAGATGATCATTTTGCAAGAATATTGTTGCAAAAGCACGCAATGTATAGTTTGTGAACGCTATACTGATGTGATTAAATGGTAAACTAGACCACCCATCACCTGCCTGGATCCAAAAGCAAAACAATGCATTTTCAAAGGAATATTTTTCCCCAGATAATCATTCTGGCTGTTTTCCTGTCATCACAGATAGTAGAAGATAAAAACATGTACTCAGATTTCAAATAAAACCACAAATGTCTCCGAAATGTTGTTGGTACCTTCTTCTGCAAAAGATGTTTCACGTTCTCATCGATTTGATTTGATCTGAAAATAACAcgttaaaagcaaacaaacagaaaagatAATTTAACATTTTGCTGAATTTTGGATGCACACATGACAGAGTTTACCTTGTAACCATTCCACTCCCTCCTGTAAACCATCTCCTTTTAGCGCATCAGTAGCACTGAAACAGAAACATCAATATTAATGTTTTATACAATAATACTACATCTAAATATTCCacatattttccaaaaaaacatgttatcaACATACAAATCATTGTAAGCTTTGCATACGAGCTCACTCCTTGTTCCTaaaaattataattttaaacaattttaaatatatagtagTACATAAATTGCTCTATTTAATTTCCTACTCAACGCTAACGAGAGCACGTTACTACTGCATGTTTACAAATGGAAGTAAGATTTCACAGCAGATTGGAGTTTAAGTAGATGCATGGTCATACCAGATGTGCCAAGGTTTGTCCTTGATATTGTCCAAGCAGAGCATCTGTGAGACTTTAACTGAAGACAGAGCATCTCTGACATCCATCTTGTTAGCCAAGAACAGGATGGGAATTCGCCTATGTTTAATATCTGTTGCAAGACAGAATGAGAGCTTGAGAGTAATGAAATGAGTTTTTTTAGACAACTTTGTTTTTAATAGTTTTAAAaacgaaaaattgaaaaataaatttacaggaaaataaaTTGAACTCAATAGAGACGTATGAAATATGACAAATGAGTCATTCCATGTCAAGTGTACATACTTTTTGGCAATTTTGTGACAAAGTCACCGATTTGAGTGAAATTTGATGTCACGGTTGtgtttcgggaaaaaaaaaaaaaaaaaaatcactgcaaaTTTTTATGGGCCCTCTAATTTCGAGGACTACCAGCTTACCTCGAAACTTCAAAAGCCTGTAACTCAGCCCCACAGTGTTCAGATCTCGATGAAACTGGGACCAAACTACTCAGCTCAACTTGCTCTATCATTTGATGATAGagcaaaaaaaattcatttcatTAGCAAATTTCCAGAAATCCCCATAagagccccaaaaaatgtttgtgaGCCTCATGAaattaagacaaaaatgtcatatAAATTTGTTGGTCACTACACAGTACAGTGCAGTAGATAATCAGATTTGAGATTATTTACCAGAATCTTCTCACTGAGATCCCGTTCTTTTAGGTTTACAGTATGTACTTCTGCCCGGTTGGGATCATAGGTCATCGTAAAAAAGTAGTTTACCTGAAATGCGTTGTAAAGCATTGTTACATTTGTTTGTTATTATTACGCAAAAAAAAGCAAGTCGAGCTGAGTAATTTGGTACCAATTCTATTGAGTTCGACATATAGAAATTTGAAGTTTCGAGGTCACATGATGGCTCTTAAAGCACGGcaagtgtttttcttttttttttttccccccaatcggGACAACCGTCACACTAAATTTCATCAAAATCGATGACTGTGTGAAACGGCTGTGTACAGTTGATGCGGAATGTCCGAGATATGGCTTTGGTCTGGATACAATCAAATGAAGCACATTGTGTAAGAATCTGACAAATAACAGAAAAGATGAGGGTGAATGTCAAAAAATTGACCACAAATAAAGATATAACACGAATCCACAACAACAGAAGGTACCTTTATAgcagaaataattattttgacCCTTGCAATaaggttacaaaaaaaaaaaaatcttttttttttaccggggTGATTTAATAACGTCTCCAGTTCTTCTTTGGCCACAACCATCCTTAGTTTATCCGCACTATCAACGACAAATATAACAGCCTGGCCCTCCCTATAAACCACAACAATTTGTGCAATATTAATGAACACATTATTAAAATAAGAacaattctgtgtttctgtgaccTACTGACTTGTAATAGTGCTCCCACAGGTTTCTGTATCTTCCTTGGCCTGACATGTCAAACACTGTGAAAGAAAGACTGCCCAAAGACAAAGGGGTGGTGGGCGGGGGTGTTGTGGGTTAATCCAAGTTTTATTAAATACACTAATGTTACTACTGTATTATGATGAAAACCTACCTGGATGTCTTGAACTTCTCTATGCTGAAACCAATAGTTGGGACGATGTCCTGTGTCTGAGCCTGCAAGTTAAACATTTGAAATGTGATAGTAATCAACTAGGGGAaactatacagtgatccctcgtttttttagGTTAGTGGGGGGGACccccccaaattaaaaaaaaaaaaatccaaaacaaaaacaaacaaacaaaaaaaaaaccttatatgtacagtatattttaataaatgtttttaagtacggaggaccaaagctgccaaaatgaaaaataaaaaaatcaataaaagacaaaataaaaccaaatttaaatgcaaaaataagaaATCAGATAcaacaattttaaataaatacaaacatatttttgcttttatttatctatttttaattttggcagctgTGGTCCTCCATATtgctgtacagtggtatgaaaaagtatctgaacggaccttttggaatttctcacatttctgcataaaatcaccatcaaatgtgatctgatctttgtcaaaatcacacagatgtaaaaacagtgtctgcttaaaccaaacccacccaaacatttaaaccaaacccacccaaacatttataggttttcatattttaatgaggatagcatgcaaacaatgacagaaggaggtaaAATAATTCAATTCCTTTATAGTAATTGCAAGCCgagcaaacaacaaaattggaaAAGCTACTCTGTGGTACCATAAAACACCCACATAACACAGGACAGTAAAATAACACACAACTTAAACATACTACTAAATAATAGACAATAAGTAAATTATTCTGCAAAAGTCgctacatacagtgccctccataattattggcacccctggttaagatgtgttttttagcttctaatatatatatatatatttttaattcaaataatatgggaccttaatggaaaaaaaaaaagagaaaaaaatccaaccttcaatacaagtgcatttattcagtggggaaaaaatcccacataaagaaataattatttgacatcaaataatgtgtgcgctaattattagcaccccttgtgttaatactttgtacaacctccttttgccaacaaaacaaggtctgggtcctctcctctgtactctcctcttcagctcaccccacaggttttcaatggggttgaggtctgcggactgagatggccatgggaggagcttgattctgtgtctggtgaaccatttctgtgtagatttggccatatgtttagggtcattgtcttgctgaaagacccagtgacgacccatcttcagttttcgggcaaagcacacggtcccaggcttcaactgggaccgtgtgctttggtcagatgagaccaagattgagctttttggaaccaaacactctaagtgggtctggcgtgccacgaaagatgcgcatgctgaaaagcatctcatacccactgtgaagtatgggggtgggtcagtgatactgtggggctgttttgcttccaaaggccctgggaaccttgttagggtgcatggcatcatgaatgctttaaaataccaggacattttaaatcaaaatctgttgccctctgcccgaaagctgaagatgggtcgtcactgggtctttcagcaagacaatgaccctaaacatatatggccaaatctacacagaaatggttcaccagacacaaaatcaagctcctcccatggccatgtcagtccccagaccttgttttgttggcaataggggattgtacaaagtattaacaccagaggtgctaataattgtgacacacattatttgatgtcaaataattatttctttatgtcggattttttccccactgaataaatgcacttgtattgaaggttggatttttctcttttttttcagtaaggtcccatattatttgaattttaaaaatatatattagaagctaaaaaacacatcttaaccaggggcgccaataattatggagggcactgtagcagCATCATGAAACTATTAGTGCAGTCCAGTGTTGAGAACACAGATGGCCCTGGGAAAAAAACTATGAGTCTGGCTGTATgtgtaagtaagtgaaccctctgcctaagtagACTtagagagcaattgaaacaatttttttaccAACCAATTTAagccaggtgtgtgcccaatcactgatgagtggtttaaagatgccctgcccactataaaacacacacctgttaagaattttcttgatgagaaacattgtttgatgtgcatcatggctcggtcaaaagacttatccgaagacctgtgatcaaggat includes:
- the arl6 gene encoding ADP-ribosylation factor-like protein 6; the protein is MGLFDKLAGWLGFKKEVNVLCLGLDNSGKTTIINKLKPSNAQTQDIVPTIGFSIEKFKTSSLSFTVFDMSGQGRYRNLWEHYYKEGQAVIFVVDSADKLRMVVAKEELETLLNHPDIKHRRIPILFLANKMDVRDALSSVKVSQMLCLDNIKDKPWHICATDALKGDGLQEGVEWLQDQIKSMRT